A single Phytohabitans houttuyneae DNA region contains:
- a CDS encoding MBL fold metallo-hydrolase RNA specificity domain-containing protein: protein MSDGLSLRFLGATGTVTGSKFLISAGHSRLLVDSGLYQGDRELRRRNWAPVPGLTPDVDAVVLSHAHLDHCGYLPRLVRDGFSGPVYCSPWTAHVVPIVLRDAAHLQEEDAQYAARRGSSRHDPPLPLFDTGDAEKAIALLRPLPYGRNQPVSGMTVRLQRAGHILGSSTVEVQAAGGSVAFSGDLGRCTHPLLAPPDPAPAVDALVVESTYGDRRHPPRSLHALAEPIGRALARGGVVLIPAFAVDRTPVLLMALRELMTSGALPVVPVYVDSPMALAALEVYREAVREGSLEIRAEVRRAATDPFDPGELRLAHTVEESRRLNSPPAPCVIISASGMATGGRVVHHLEHLAPHPRNLILLPGFQVAGTRGRALLDGASTLKMFGRYVPVRAEVAGVDELSAHADADGLLAWLRSAVSPPDTCYVVHGEPGPSSVLAARIGTELGWSAVLPRYAERVLL, encoded by the coding sequence ATGAGTGATGGACTCAGCCTGCGTTTCCTCGGCGCCACCGGCACCGTCACCGGTAGCAAGTTCCTGATATCGGCTGGGCACAGCCGGCTGCTAGTCGACAGCGGCCTGTACCAGGGCGACCGGGAGCTGCGGCGGCGCAACTGGGCGCCGGTACCCGGGCTCACGCCGGACGTGGACGCGGTCGTGCTGAGCCATGCCCACCTGGACCACTGCGGCTACCTGCCGCGCCTGGTCCGCGATGGGTTCTCTGGGCCGGTGTACTGCTCGCCCTGGACGGCGCACGTCGTGCCGATCGTGCTTCGGGACGCGGCGCACCTGCAGGAGGAGGACGCGCAGTACGCGGCCCGCCGCGGCTCCAGCCGGCACGACCCGCCACTGCCGCTGTTCGACACCGGCGATGCGGAGAAGGCGATTGCGCTCCTGCGGCCGCTACCCTACGGACGGAACCAGCCGGTCAGCGGCATGACGGTGCGGCTCCAGCGTGCGGGTCACATCCTCGGGTCATCCACAGTGGAGGTACAAGCCGCCGGTGGGTCGGTGGCGTTCAGCGGTGACCTCGGCCGTTGCACGCACCCGCTGCTCGCACCGCCGGACCCGGCACCGGCAGTGGACGCCCTCGTGGTGGAATCCACGTACGGCGACCGCCGCCACCCGCCGCGCAGCCTGCACGCGCTGGCTGAGCCGATCGGCCGAGCCCTCGCCCGCGGTGGCGTGGTGCTGATCCCGGCGTTCGCGGTCGATCGCACGCCGGTGCTGCTCATGGCACTGCGGGAGCTGATGACCTCGGGTGCGCTGCCGGTGGTGCCGGTCTACGTGGACAGCCCGATGGCACTGGCCGCGCTGGAGGTATACCGCGAGGCGGTGCGCGAGGGAAGCCTCGAGATCCGCGCCGAAGTGCGTCGGGCTGCCACCGACCCGTTCGATCCGGGCGAACTGCGCCTTGCACACACGGTGGAGGAGTCACGGCGGCTCAATTCCCCGCCGGCGCCGTGCGTCATCATCTCGGCCTCGGGTATGGCTACCGGCGGCCGGGTCGTGCATCATCTGGAACACTTGGCACCGCACCCGCGCAACCTGATCCTGCTGCCGGGCTTCCAGGTGGCCGGCACCCGTGGCCGGGCGCTGCTGGACGGCGCGTCGACGCTGAAGATGTTCGGCCGGTACGTGCCGGTCCGAGCGGAAGTCGCTGGCGTCGACGAACTGTCCGCGCACGCGGACGCCGACGGGCTGCTGGCCTGGCTGCGATCGGCGGTCTCGCCACCGGATACCTGCTATGTGGTGCACGGGGAACCAGGACCGTCCTCGGTCCTGGCGGCGCGCATCGGCACCGAGCTCGGGTGGTCCGCCGTCCTGCCGCGCTACGCCGAACGCGTGCTGCTGTGA
- a CDS encoding phytoene/squalene synthase family protein, with amino-acid sequence MTGDLERSYRHCRMLHRVHGRTYYLATMLLPAWKRRHVSALYGFTRHTDDIVDHLGEESRVDRALRLRRWSERFTAALDGGRTGDDPVLPAVLHTIGVFGLEREDFVAFLRSMTMDLTVTGYDTYDDLLEYMEGSAAAIGSMMLPILGAADPAAAREPARQLGLAFQLTNFIRDVGEDLDRGRIYLPRKDLARFGVTRDDLHARRVSPAVRDLLAFEIERARRHYAVAGTGIPLLTPTSRACIRTAHLLYGGILTEVERAGYDVFRRRATVPRRRRLAVAVRSLLARPGRPAPVW; translated from the coding sequence ATGACCGGTGATCTGGAGCGGTCCTACCGGCATTGCCGGATGCTGCATCGCGTGCACGGCCGCACCTACTACCTGGCCACCATGCTGCTGCCAGCCTGGAAGCGGCGGCACGTCAGCGCCCTGTACGGCTTCACCCGGCATACCGACGACATCGTCGATCACCTCGGCGAGGAAAGCCGGGTGGACCGCGCGTTGCGACTGCGCCGCTGGTCCGAGCGGTTCACCGCGGCGCTCGACGGCGGCAGAACCGGGGACGACCCGGTGCTGCCCGCGGTGCTGCACACGATCGGCGTCTTCGGCTTGGAGCGCGAGGACTTCGTGGCGTTCCTGCGCTCCATGACGATGGACCTGACGGTGACCGGGTACGACACATATGACGACCTGCTGGAGTACATGGAAGGTTCCGCCGCGGCGATCGGCTCGATGATGCTGCCGATCCTCGGTGCCGCCGACCCCGCCGCAGCCCGCGAGCCGGCGCGCCAGCTAGGGCTGGCGTTCCAGCTGACCAACTTCATCCGAGACGTGGGCGAGGACCTCGACCGCGGCCGGATCTATCTTCCGCGCAAAGATCTGGCGCGATTCGGGGTCACTCGCGACGATCTTCACGCCCGACGGGTGTCGCCCGCCGTGCGCGACCTGCTCGCCTTCGAGATCGAACGGGCCCGGCGGCACTACGCGGTGGCCGGCACCGGAATTCCGCTGCTCACACCGACCTCCCGCGCCTGCATCCGTACCGCCCACCTGCTGTACGGTGGCATCCTCACCGAGGTCGAGCGGGCCGGATACGACGTGTTCCGCCGGCGGGCGACGGTACCGCGGCGGCGCCGTCTCGCGGTCGCCGTGCGGAGCCTGCTCGCCCGGCCGGGACGCCCGGCGCCGGTGTGGTGA
- a CDS encoding lycopene cyclase family protein — MADPVFDAVIAGGGLSGLSLAAHLGAGPWRDRSVLVIDDCTPARRPAASWGYWTAGIGLLDGVAYRSYARVRVQAAGADDVVALGRYRYQVVRRSDLERVVRSVIGCCPRFALRQGRVESVTNGADAAEVVVDGHTYRACWAFDSVSPESPGRSADARLAFVGWEVECAVPCFDAQTPVLFDFRIPQAGRSRFVYVLPKDRHRALVEVTEFAGRHAISSTADELGAALADHMDRFGRYEVLRTESAVLPLRVAPAARRSGRVLRIGARGGLLKASTGYGYQRIQRDSAAIAASLAQYGHPFGLLRSRRRYRLFDAILLEVLDREPAQLELAFGQLFLANPAERVLRFLDEDTRPLDEVRLAATLAPRPYLRAASTLLLAHASGR; from the coding sequence ATGGCCGATCCAGTGTTCGACGCGGTCATCGCAGGCGGCGGGCTGAGCGGCCTGTCACTAGCCGCGCACCTGGGCGCCGGACCGTGGCGCGACAGGTCGGTTCTGGTCATCGACGACTGCACCCCCGCCAGGCGACCCGCGGCCAGTTGGGGGTACTGGACCGCCGGCATCGGGCTGCTCGACGGCGTGGCCTACCGCTCCTACGCGCGGGTCCGGGTGCAGGCGGCAGGCGCTGACGACGTGGTGGCGCTGGGCCGTTACCGGTACCAGGTGGTGCGCCGTAGTGATCTGGAGCGGGTCGTCCGGTCGGTCATCGGCTGTTGCCCGCGCTTCGCGTTGCGGCAGGGCCGGGTAGAGAGCGTGACCAACGGGGCCGACGCGGCGGAGGTCGTGGTCGATGGACACACCTACCGGGCCTGCTGGGCGTTCGACAGCGTCAGCCCGGAATCGCCGGGACGCTCCGCCGACGCACGTCTGGCATTCGTGGGCTGGGAGGTCGAGTGCGCGGTGCCGTGCTTCGACGCCCAGACGCCGGTGCTGTTCGACTTCCGCATACCACAGGCCGGCCGGTCCCGATTCGTCTACGTCCTGCCGAAGGACCGGCACCGCGCGCTGGTGGAGGTGACCGAGTTCGCCGGCCGGCACGCCATCTCATCCACTGCGGACGAACTAGGCGCCGCGCTCGCCGATCACATGGACCGGTTCGGGCGCTATGAAGTGCTGCGCACCGAGTCCGCAGTGTTGCCACTGCGGGTGGCGCCGGCAGCGCGGCGGTCCGGGCGGGTGTTGCGGATCGGCGCCCGCGGCGGGTTGCTCAAAGCCAGCACCGGGTACGGGTACCAGCGCATCCAGCGCGACAGCGCGGCCATCGCCGCGTCGCTGGCACAGTACGGTCATCCGTTCGGACTGCTGCGGTCCCGGCGGCGGTACCGCCTGTTCGACGCGATTCTGCTGGAAGTGCTGGACCGCGAGCCGGCACAACTGGAGCTTGCTTTTGGCCAGCTGTTCCTGGCCAACCCGGCCGAGCGCGTGCTGCGCTTCCTGGACGAGGACACACGGCCGCTGGACGAGGTCAGGCTGGCCGCGACGCTTGCGCCGAGGCCGTACCTGCGTGCGGCTTCGACGCTTCTGCTCGCGCACGCGTCCGGACGGTAG
- a CDS encoding heavy metal translocating P-type ATPase gives MRLPHLVWQRREVVLFAAAALLLAIGGLLWLMDARTAATAVWVAATLIGLAHSTVTLVAAARRRQPSVDVIAWLALAGALVVGEAFAGAVIAVMLASGALLEARAAARARRELSLLAARAPRTARRYGPDGLVEVAVGEVVPGDRLLVGSGEIVPVDGRLLGAATFDESALSGEGLPVERRAGEDVRSGVINAGHPVDLVATVPAAASTYAGVVRLVEQAQADSAPFVRTADRVAVAFVPLTLILAGVAWAATGEAVRAVAVLVVATPCPLLLAAPIAIMSGLSRAARVGVVIKGGASLERLAAGRVLLFDKTGTLTHGRPTLADVVTAGRLDADELLRLAGSLDQASAHVLAAAIVSAARGRGLMLQAPDEVREEHGYGLRGVVDGREVRLGKASWLVPEPAPAWAQRVRHRADLDGSLAVYVAVDGELAGALLFEDPVRADAPRMVRALRAAGIKRIVLVTGDRAEIAETVGRIVGVDAVEADRDPAEKLAIVKAEQAAAPTIMVGDGINDAPALAAAGAGVALAARGATASAEAADVVLTVDRVDALADAILISRRARRIAWQAVFAGMGLALAAMVAAAAGLLPPAAGATLQEIIDVAAIGIALTALLPARAYTAAMTPADVATARRLYAQHESVRPLVEQIRAVADDLSPTHRDAEPVRELLGRLESDLLAHERAEEAELVPILAKTLGGADPTGAISRTHAEIEHYVRRLRRALDGAGTAEVTDLRRLLYGLYAILRLHNAQEEEAAFSLVPEPVAKAPRR, from the coding sequence GTGAGGCTTCCGCATTTGGTGTGGCAAAGGCGCGAGGTGGTCCTGTTCGCGGCGGCCGCGCTGCTGCTGGCGATCGGCGGCCTGCTGTGGCTCATGGACGCTCGCACCGCGGCGACCGCGGTATGGGTTGCCGCCACGCTGATCGGCCTGGCCCACTCCACGGTGACGCTGGTCGCCGCCGCCCGCCGCCGCCAGCCGAGCGTTGATGTGATCGCCTGGTTGGCGCTGGCTGGCGCGCTCGTGGTCGGAGAGGCGTTCGCCGGAGCGGTTATCGCGGTGATGCTGGCCAGCGGCGCGCTGCTGGAGGCCAGGGCGGCGGCCCGAGCCCGACGGGAGTTGAGCCTGCTAGCGGCCCGAGCGCCGAGGACCGCCCGGCGATACGGGCCGGACGGCTTGGTCGAGGTCGCGGTGGGTGAGGTCGTCCCCGGCGACCGCCTGCTGGTCGGCTCGGGTGAGATCGTTCCGGTGGATGGCCGCCTGCTGGGCGCGGCGACATTCGACGAGTCCGCGCTGTCTGGCGAAGGGCTGCCGGTCGAGCGCCGGGCCGGCGAAGATGTGCGCAGTGGCGTGATCAACGCGGGCCACCCCGTCGACCTGGTCGCCACCGTTCCGGCCGCGGCGTCCACGTACGCGGGAGTAGTGCGCCTGGTCGAGCAGGCTCAGGCGGACAGCGCCCCGTTCGTGCGCACCGCTGACCGGGTGGCCGTGGCGTTCGTCCCACTCACCCTGATCCTGGCCGGTGTGGCCTGGGCAGCCACCGGCGAGGCGGTGCGGGCGGTGGCGGTCCTCGTAGTGGCCACGCCGTGCCCGCTACTTCTGGCCGCACCCATCGCGATCATGTCGGGTCTGTCCCGGGCCGCGCGTGTCGGCGTCGTGATCAAAGGTGGCGCGTCGCTTGAGCGCCTCGCCGCCGGCCGCGTACTGCTCTTCGACAAGACCGGCACCTTGACGCACGGCCGGCCGACGCTTGCTGATGTTGTCACGGCTGGTCGGCTTGACGCCGACGAGCTGCTGCGCCTGGCCGGGTCGCTGGACCAGGCATCGGCCCATGTGCTGGCGGCTGCGATCGTTTCTGCCGCCCGCGGCCGCGGCCTGATGCTGCAGGCGCCGGACGAGGTACGTGAGGAGCACGGATACGGCTTACGCGGCGTCGTGGACGGTCGCGAGGTGAGGCTGGGCAAGGCCTCCTGGCTGGTGCCTGAACCGGCACCGGCCTGGGCCCAGCGCGTGCGACACCGCGCCGACCTCGACGGCTCACTCGCGGTGTACGTCGCTGTCGACGGTGAGCTCGCTGGCGCGCTGCTGTTCGAGGATCCCGTGCGGGCGGACGCGCCGCGCATGGTCAGAGCGCTACGTGCCGCGGGCATCAAGCGGATCGTGCTGGTCACCGGCGACCGCGCCGAGATTGCCGAAACGGTGGGGCGCATCGTCGGCGTCGATGCCGTGGAGGCCGATCGGGACCCGGCCGAGAAGCTCGCCATCGTGAAGGCCGAACAAGCCGCTGCCCCGACGATCATGGTCGGCGACGGTATCAACGACGCACCGGCACTGGCCGCCGCCGGAGCGGGAGTCGCGCTGGCCGCTCGGGGCGCGACCGCTTCCGCCGAGGCAGCCGACGTCGTGCTCACTGTCGACCGGGTCGACGCCCTGGCCGACGCGATCCTCATCTCCCGGCGGGCTCGTCGCATCGCCTGGCAGGCGGTCTTTGCTGGCATGGGCCTCGCGCTGGCCGCGATGGTCGCCGCCGCGGCAGGCTTGTTGCCACCTGCCGCCGGCGCCACACTCCAGGAGATTATCGATGTCGCCGCCATCGGCATCGCCCTGACCGCTCTGCTACCGGCGCGCGCCTACACGGCCGCCATGACGCCGGCGGACGTGGCCACGGCCCGGCGACTCTATGCCCAGCACGAGTCGGTGCGGCCGCTCGTGGAGCAGATCCGCGCCGTCGCCGATGATTTGAGCCCGACCCATCGGGACGCTGAACCCGTCCGGGAGCTGCTGGGCCGGCTAGAGTCCGACCTGCTGGCACATGAGCGCGCCGAGGAAGCGGAGCTGGTACCGATCTTGGCCAAGACGCTTGGCGGTGCGGACCCCACCGGTGCCATCAGCCGCACCCACGCTGAGATCGAGCACTACGTGCGCCGACTTCGCCGAGCCCTCGACGGCGCCGGCACGGCCGAGGTCACCGACCTGCGCCGCCTGCTCTACGGCCTGTACGCGATCCTGCGTCTGCACAACGCTCAGGAGGAGGAAGCTGCCTTCAGCCTCGTACCGGAGCCGGTTGCGAAGGCACCTCGTCGCTGA